GTGTGGAAAAGACCGTAGAGTATCTGAAAGAGTACGGCTGGCTGGATGAAAATGTACAGGCAGAGGGTACTTACACCAACGAGTTTGCCGAGAAAGCGGCAGAGACACTGGGACTGACAGACCCGGCAGAAAAATAAGCATCTGACCGGACAGAAAGGAGATATGCAGGATGCCTTCGATAACGATTCGCAATCTGACCAAACAATATAACGGAGAGGACGGACAGGCGGTAACGGCGCTGGATCACATTGATCTGCACATCAAGGACGGAGAGTTTGTGTGCATTGTGGGCCCCTCCGGCTGCGGCAAGAGCACCATGCTGGAAATTGTGGCAGGCCTGCTGGAAAAAAGCGGCGGCGAGGTGCTGCTGGATGACGAACCGGTCACCGGACCCAGCCGGGATATCGGTGTGGTATTTCAGGATGCGTCCCTGTATCCGTGGAAAACGGTGAAGAAAAATATCGCTTTCGGCATGGATATCTCGAAGGTACCCAAGGCAGAGCAGGAAGAGCGGCTGAAAAAATATATCCATCTGATGAACCTGGACGGTTTTGAGAGCAAATACCCGGCTCAGCTGTCCGGCGGTATGCGGCAGCGGGCGGGCATCGCCAGAGCGCTGGTGATGAACCCAAAGGTCATCCTCATGGACGAGCCTTTCAGCGCCGTGGATCATCTGACGCGGACGACCCTGCAGGACGAGCTGGTGCGCATCCGCCAGGAGGAAAAGAAAACCATTCTTTTCGTGACCCACGACATCAACGAGGCTGTGTATCTGGCAGACCGGGTCATTCTCTTAAGCCCGCGCCCCAGCCGGATCCAGGAGGAGTACGAGGTCAACGCGCCCCATCCCCGCAGCAGAAACGACCGCTACCTGGTGGATCTGGCGGCCCGGATCGTGACTGACATCGGCAGAGGCGCTTCCGAGAAAGAGAATGTGGAG
Above is a window of Oscillospiraceae bacterium NTUH-002-81 DNA encoding:
- a CDS encoding ABC transporter ATP-binding protein, which encodes MPSITIRNLTKQYNGEDGQAVTALDHIDLHIKDGEFVCIVGPSGCGKSTMLEIVAGLLEKSGGEVLLDDEPVTGPSRDIGVVFQDASLYPWKTVKKNIAFGMDISKVPKAEQEERLKKYIHLMNLDGFESKYPAQLSGGMRQRAGIARALVMNPKVILMDEPFSAVDHLTRTTLQDELVRIRQEEKKTILFVTHDINEAVYLADRVILLSPRPSRIQEEYEVNAPHPRSRNDRYLVDLAARIVTDIGRGASEKENVEYFI